From a single Candidatus Gastranaerophilales bacterium genomic region:
- a CDS encoding transcriptional coactivator p15/PC4 family protein, whose protein sequence is MSDSNILASIPRSATEEVQIAINEYKGKKYLDLRVYYTTDDGINWNPTKKGVTFSPDRLPEVKAAIEAAIAEFGIKEEEEAEE, encoded by the coding sequence ATGTCTGATTCAAATATTTTAGCAAGTATTCCAAGAAGCGCTACCGAAGAGGTTCAAATTGCAATAAATGAATATAAAGGTAAAAAATATCTTGATTTAAGGGTTTACTACACAACCGATGACGGTATTAATTGGAACCCTACAAAAAAAGGGGTAACTTTTTCACCTGACCGCCTGCCGGAAGTTAAAGCAGCTATAGAAGCAGCCATAGCGGAATTTGGGATAAAAGAAGAAGAAGAAGCGGAAGAATAA